From the genome of Salvelinus alpinus chromosome 19, SLU_Salpinus.1, whole genome shotgun sequence, one region includes:
- the LOC139546015 gene encoding mucin-22-like: MGKPRQQLQPPSRPLKGKPRQQLQPPSRPPRGIAKAAATTTKQDAKGEAKAAATTTRQAANREAKAADTTAKQAANGEAKAAATTTKQAAKGEAKKTDTTTKQAANGEAKAAATTAKQAAKGEAKAAATTTKQAANGEAKAAATTTKQAAKGEAKAADTTTKQAAKGEAKAAATTTKQAAKGEAKAAATTTKQAAKGEAKAADTTTKQAAKGEAKVAATTTKQAAKGEAKAADTTTKQAAKGEAKAADTTTKQAAKGEAKAAATTTKQAANGEAKAAATTTKQAAKGEAKTAATTTKQAAKGEAKKADTTTKQAANGEAKAAATTTKQAANGEAKKADTTAKQAANGEAKKADTTTKQAAKGEAKAADTTTKQAANGEAKAAATTAKQAAKGEAKAAATTTKQAAKGEAKAADTTTKQAAKGEAKAAATTTKQAAKGEAKAAATTTKQAANGEAKAAATTTKQAAKGEAKAAATTTKQAANGEAKAAATTSKQAANGEAKAAATTAKQAAKGEAKKADTTTKQATKGEAKAAATTTKQAAKGEAKAAATTAKQAAKGEAKKADTTTKQATKGEAKAAATTAKQAAKGEAKKADTTTKQAANGEAKAAATTTKQAAKGEAKKADTTTKQAANGEAKKADTTTKQAAKGEAKSAATTTKQAAKGENKAAATTTKQAAKGEAKAADTTTKQAAKGEAKVAATTTKQAAKGEAKAADTTTKQAAKGEAKAADTTTKQAAKGEAKAADTTTKQAAKGEAKAAATTTKQAANGEAKAAATTTKQAANGEAKTAATTTKQAAKGEAKKAASHIASCSPSSPLTTAPTQEQEDSIKSAGAHETRPMKTVCSATDLFVGLAHTNL; the protein is encoded by the exons ATGGggaagccaaggcagcagctacaaccGCCAAGCAGGCCGCTAAAGGggaagccaaggcagcagctacaaccGCCAAGCAGGCCGCCAAGGGGGatagccaaggcagcagctacaaccACCAAGCAGGACGCCAAGGGggaagccaaggcagcagctacaaccACTAGGCAGGCCGCTAATAGGGAAGCCAAGGCAGCAGATACAACCGCCAAGCAGGCCGCTAATGGggaagccaaggcagcagctacaaccACCAAGCAGGCCGCCAAGGGGGAAGCCAAGAAAACAGATACAACCACCAAGCAGGCCGCTAATGGggaagccaaggcagcagctacaaccGCCAAGCAGGCTGCCAAGGGggaagccaaggcagcagctacaaccACCAAGCAGGCCGCTAATGGggaagccaaggcagcagctacaaccACCAAGCAGGCCGCCAAGGGGGAAGCCAAGGCAGCAGATACAACCACCAAGCAGGCCGCCAAGGGggaagccaaggcagcagctacaaccACCAAGCAGGCCGCCAAGGGggaagccaaggcagcagctacaaccACCAAGCAGGCCGCCAAGGGGGAAGCCAAGGCAGCAGATACAACCACCAAGCAGGCCGCCAAGGGGGaagccaaggtagcagctacaaCCACCAAGCAGGCCGCCAAGGGGGAAGCCAAGGCAGCAGATACAACCACCAAGCAGGCCGCCAAGGGGGAAGCCAAGGCAGCAGATACAACCACCAAGCAGGCCGCCAAGGGggaagccaaggcagcagctacaaccACCAAGCAGGCCGCTAATGGggaagccaaggcagcagctacaaccACAAAGCAGGCCGCCAAGGGGGaagccaagacagcagctacaaCCACCAAGCAGGCCGCCAAGGGGGAAGCCAAGAAAGCAGATACAACCACCAAGCAGGCCGCTAATGGggaagccaaggcagcagctacaaccACCAAGCAGGCCGCTAATGGGGAAGCCAAGAAAGCAGATACAACCGCCAAGCAGGCCGCTAATGGGGAAGCCAAGAAAGCAGATACAACCACCAAGCAGGCCGCCAAGGGGGAAGCCAAGGCAGCAGATACAACCACCAAGCAGGCCGCTAATGGggaagccaaggcagcagctacaaccGCCAAGCAGGCTGCCAAGGGggaagccaag gcagcagctacaaccACCAAGCAGGCCGCCAAGGGGGAAGCCAAGGCAGCAGATACAACCACCAAGCAGGCTGCCAAGGGggaagccaaggcagcagctacaaccACCAAGCAGGCCGCCAAGGGggaagccaaggcagcagctacaaccACCAAGCAGGCCGCTAATGGggaagccaaggcagcagctacaaccACCAAGCAGGCTGCCAAGGGggaagccaaggcagcagctacaaccACCAAGCAGGCCGCTAATGGggaagccaaggcagcagctacaaccAGTAAGCAGGCCGCCAATGGggaagccaaggcagcagctacaaccGCCAAGCAGGCTGCCAAGGGGGAAGCCAAGAAAGCAGATACAACCACCAAGCAGGCCACCAAGGGggaagccaaggcagcagctacaaccACCAAGCAGGCCGCCAAGGGggaagccaaggcagcagctacaaccGCCAAGCAGGCTGCCAAGGGGGAAGCCAAGAAAGCAGATACAACCACCAAGCAGGCCACCAAGGGggaagccaaggcagcagctacaaccGCCAAGCAGGCTGCCAAGGGGGAAGCCAAGAAAGCAGATACAACCACCAAGCAGGCCGCTAATGGggaagccaaggcagcagctacaaccACCAAGCAGGCTGCCAAGGGGGAAGCCAAGAAAGCAGATACAACCACCAAGCAGGCCGCTAATGGGGAAGCCAAGAAAGCAGATACAACCACCAAGCAGGCCGCCAAGGGTGAAGCCAAGTCAGCAGCTACAACCACCAAGCAGGCCGCCAAGGGGGAaaacaaggcagcagctacaaccACCAAGCAGGCCGCCAAGGGGGAAGCCAAGGCAGCAGATACAACCACCAAGCAGGCCGCCAAGGGGGaagccaaggtagcagctacaaCCACCAAGCAGGCCGCCAAGGGGGAAGCCAAGGCAGCAGATACAACCACCAAGCAGGCCGCCAAGGGGGAAGCCAAGGCAGCAGATACAACCACCAAGCAGGCCGCCAAGGGGGAAGCCAAGGCAGCAGATACAACCACCAAGCAGGCCGCCAAGGGggaagccaaggcagcagctacaaccACCAAGCAGGCCGCTAATGGggaagccaaggcagcagctacaaccACCAAGCAGGCCGCCAATGGGGaagccaagacagcagctacaaCCACCAAGCAGGCCGCCAAGGGGGAAGCCAAGAAAGCAGC ctcccacattgcctcctgctctccctcttccccactcACCACAGCTCCCACCCAGGAACAAGAAGACAGTATAAAGTCGGCAGGTGCACACGAAACAAGGCCCATGAAAACTGTGTGCAGTGCAACTGATTTGTTTGTGGGGCTGGCTCACACAAATCTGTGA